One stretch of Pomacea canaliculata isolate SZHN2017 linkage group LG11, ASM307304v1, whole genome shotgun sequence DNA includes these proteins:
- the LOC112576028 gene encoding uncharacterized protein LOC112576028 isoform X1, producing MKLDFLILIIVCFRGPFLRHIVGVCMSPPEHTHADQPGGQLTEEQKIPPGSHAKQQQPLPGLLTDQYIGNSYGAHDVLENDNKVAPTADYVQEGSRVRQQGEKLLQESDTDLLQKSNAGESNRQTLETLDVPTQDDAERNSKSERVTVPVKHSNEDSVVATLLQADEKTVQCVDTVAAAAADDERARDENDDMTLSENTLQSVAVDRLQMAMSEYADENTQLGISSDFLLSQIPLQTPRDVPVAATLTSSFGDKTMQDTEHLHPPSSISQDESSLSADMSIGRSHEMSGSSSSSRLQAGIEVDKRDLAIKRQQEQREASAAETNGHKHMEEEDFLSFEEWRKKVLEEQEKEKSATGGDEDGLMSVVSPAISQKLRINYAAKSCGAKVVASNPEMENANHMLTVNRDEYMLNPCSAKKWFVVELCEPVAAKAVELASLELFSSQPRSFRVSLGDRYPTKDWLGAGLFEMTSEKVPQLFPLNVQPTYVKFVRVEMIDHYGSEHFCPVTLFRMFGHPIDDDSEEPSTQTEPEEEETADGNGEAKNLFSRTKETVVNLVKKVLYKDDKPDNDNGKSDRGFVEEVDVHGNISEDILLPCEPDEEQRTGRKPTVDVHHLQPHIQPQQSQFADSSVSSVGDIPMVTKLGDGDQIENKRGSVGVSGGDQGLVTLIQSGNGVIWDAALRHCYLQPAPDAELCSYTSLCHYIQIMLGETPPFSHPQLSSLKLSSLVHTPWTSQSTPVSSSDFSSVTAGSLTATSINDDQSSFVVEGSSINTATSSLVEPAPTVDDTLSDMQPRKEDVSRERTLIQRQQDTGGHGVEQLGLPGKERRADTTAASQHVTSSSWQDGSDNDPSFNKQASLVRTRESTLDNGISDNPSSAYSTFNIQDHSMHSLSAHDQNIEILEPSIQLETTTVTSPAELMRPTPVLEMSRASVEGDKKASEVRETAMPGVKPSPISSLVDENAGDESVSLYPQTLAPSVECIVCWCLCAVISVLVFVCYVISVWVFQGATAGGSAQMEPGDSLADSGSGVTTSLPHNVTDKKSSDLDLVHIPLSISAKRETAIMRLTNRIKALELNVSLSSRFLDELSTRFKKQNDDLMKMLNKTISHLNVTTTSSQQQNEAQEEQILLLETRLDNLTIVVQHLSDRFDSFTEQTTQRQMLSLTFDFILLVIILMTLLRSIKPAPVHPDVRLLLDTMPRQPLPSLTRQRHNSDRGVTMHTAAEKGQGLKKGGSEANLMSIYKSQHACLLQDCPVTRKKKRKKNKVSKESSVDLQLGPGHCSQEASLTTAAGLLFGLTAGSVHSDGGGSDTRASVSKHRRWGSDSGNMAFSHVPDIVPVASNNTQANSTCSLSSTNCSTPQNIPQCFFVPPAISPSLLPPPPPLPPPLPPPLMGFKGSTSSFEQKAGKMDSVESSPYLAEKSIDCTCPTEVATLGYPNGGKRKTGLVSGGGACGEGVQTDVVPKLLPDTIQLKKPNQVKLACLHSTQPQNLDEKKLPCPHGKQQTNESKQVCVPVVQTSVYLSKCNSFHSATVCKNSLHNPKGKKEAGCPSAVNGENKSSETKCATSHWSARGGTTDVKGRGMVRTKGNSGADSHFKKSAQTK from the exons GCATATTGTAGGAGTGTGCATGAGTCCACCAGAACATACACATGCTGATCAGCCTGGTGGCCAGTTGACTGAAGAACAGAAGATACCACCTGGATCTCATGCTAAGCAGCAGCAACCACTCCCAGGATTACTTACAGATCAGTATATAGGCAATAGTTATGGTGCGCATGATGTCCTGGAGAATGACAATAAAGTCGCACCAACAGCAGATTATGTTCAGGAAGGCAGCAGAGTCAGGCAACAGGGAGAAAAACTGCTACAAGAAAGTGACACGGACTTGCTTCAG AAAAGCAATGCTGGGGAAAGTAATCGTCAAACCTTGGAGACATTGGATGTGCCCACTCAGGACGATGCAGAGAGAAACTCCAAATCTGAGAG GGTTACAGTGCCGGTAAAGCACAGTAATGAAGACAGTGTTGTGGCCACGTTGCTACAAGCAGATGAGAAAACAGTACAGTGTGTGGacactgttgctgctgcagcagcagatgATGAAAGAGCAagagatgaaaatgatgacatgACCCTCAGTGAAAACACTCTTCAGTCAGTCGCTGTTGACAGACTACAAATGGCCATGAGCGAATATGCTGATGAGAATACACAGCTGGGCATTTCAAGTGATTTTCTGCTTTCACAGATACCTTTGCAGACACCCAGAGATGTCCCTGTTGCTGCTACTTTAACAAG ttcatttggTGATAAGACTATGCAGGACACAGAACACCTCCACCCACCTTCATCCATTTCTCAGGATGAATCATCTCTATCAGCAGACATGTCCATTGGACGGTCACATGAAATGTCTGGTTCCAGCTCTAGTAGCCGTTTACAGGCTGGCATAGAGGTGGACAAAAGAGACTTGGCCATCAAGCGCCAGCAAGAACAGAGAGAGGCATCTGCTGCAGAAACAAATGGCCACAAGCATATGGAGGAAGAggactttttgtcttttgaagAATGGCGCAAAAAGGTTCTTGaggagcaagagaaagagaagtctGCTACAGGGG GAGATGAAGATGGTTTGATGTCGGTAGTATCACCTGCTATTAGCCAGAAACTACGTATCAACTATGCAGCAAAAAGTTGTGGAGCAAAGGTTGTGGCATCGAACCCTGAGATGGAAAATGCCAACCACATGTTGACTGTCAATCGAGATGAGTACATGCTGAACCCTTGTAGTGCCAAAAAATG GTTTGTAGTGGAGTTGTGTGAGCCAGTGGCTGCCAAAGCTGTGGAATTAGCCAGTCTGGAACTTTTTTCCTCCCAGCCTCGCTCATTTCGTGTTTCCCTGGGAGACAG GTACCCTACCAAAGACTGGCTGGGGGCAGGATTGTTTGAGATGACTAGTGAGAAGGTGCCACAGCTATTTCCCTTGAATGTTCAGCCAACCTATGTCAAGTTTGTGCGTGTTGAGATGATTGATCATTATGGCAGTGAGCACTTCTGCCCTGTCACACTTTTCAG AATGTTTGGTCATCCCATTGATGATGACAGCGAAGAGCCATCTACCCAGACAGAGCCAGAAG AGGAAGAGACAGCTGATGGAAATGGGGAAGCCAAAAACCTTTTTTCCAGAACTAAAG AAACTGTAGTAAATTTGGTCAAGAAGGTTCTCTACAAAGACGACAAGCCTGATAATGACAATGGGAAATCAGATAGAg GTTTTGTGGAAGAGGTTGATGTACATGGTAACATCAGTGAAGACATCTTGTTGCCCTGTGAACCTGATGAAGAGCAAAG gaCTGGTCGCAAACCAACAGTTGATGTGCACCATTTGCAGCCTCATATTCAACCACAGCAAAGTCAGTTTGCAG ATTCATCAGTTTCATCTGTTGGTGATATTCCTATGGTCACCAAACTGGGTGACGGTGACCAGATTGAGAATAAAAGAGGGTCAGTAGGAGTGAGTGGAGGAGACCAAGGTTTGGTAACTCTTATTCAGTCAGGAAATGGTGTCATATGGGATGCAGCCCTTCGGCATTGTTATTTGCAGCCTGCACCAGATGCTGAGCTCTGCTCATACACCAGTCTGTGTCACTACATCCAAATAATGCTGGGAGAGACACCACCCTTTTCCCACCCACAACTTTCCTCGCTGAAATTATCATCTTTAGTCCATACACCTTGGACTTCACAGTCAACACCAGTGTCATCGTCGGATTTCAGTTCTGTGACAGCTGGGTCACTCACAGCAACGTCAATAAATGATGACCAAAGTTCTTTCGTTGTAGAGGGGTCCAGCATCAATACTGCCACCAGTTCATTGGTAGAACCAGCACCTACTGTGGATGACACTTTGAGTGACATGCAGCCAAGAAAGGAAGATGTCAGCAGAGAGAGAACTTTGATACAAAGACAGCAGGATACAGGTGGCCATGGTGTTGAGCAGCTGGGCTTACctggaaaagagagaagagcagACACTACAGCAGCCAGCCAGCATGTGACTTCCAGCAGCTGGCAAGATGGTTCTGACAATGACCCTTCCTTCAACAAGCAGGCTAGCCTGGTTAGAACCAGAGAAAGTACTCTGGACAATGGTATCTCGGATAATCCCTCATCTGCTTACAGCACTTTCAACATTCAAGACCACTCTATGCACTCTTTGTCAGCTCATGACCAGAATATAGAAATCCTAGAGCCCAGCATTCAGCttgaaacaacaacagttaCTTCCCCTGCTGAACTCATGCGTCCCACTCCAGTTCTGGAAATGTCAAGAGCATCTGTCGAGGGTGACAAGAAAGCAAGCGAAGTCAGAGAGACAGCTATGCCAGGTGTTAAGCCTTCACCAATATCCTCACTGGTTGATGAAAATGCTGGAGATGAGAGTGTATCTTTGTACCCGCAAACGCTAGCCCCATCAGTGGAA TGTAtagtgtgttggtgtttgtgtgctgtcattagtgtgttggtgtttgtgtgctaTGTCATTAGTGTGTGGGTGTTTCAGGGAGCTACTGCTGGAGGGAGTGCACAGATGGAACCGGGAGACTCTCTTGCAGACTCTGGCTCAGGTGTAACTACATCATTGCCACACAATGTGACAGATAAGAAAAGCAGTGACCTGGACCTTGTTCACATTCCTCTGTCCATTAGTGCCAAGCGAGAGACAGCCATAATGAGACTTACAAATCGCATCAAGGCACTGGAACTGAATGTCTCTCTCAGTAGCAG GTTTTTAGATGAGCTGAGTACACGTTTCAAAAAGCAGAATGATGACCTGATGAAAATGCTGAATAAGACCATCAGCCATCTAAACGTGACCACCACTTCATCACAGCAGCAG AATGAGGCACAAGAGGAACAGATTCTTCTGCTAGAGACACGGCTGGATAACCTGACCATTGTGGTGCAGCACCTTTCAGACCGATTTGACTCTTTTACCGAGCAG ACAACACAAAGACAGATGCTGtctctgacctttgactttaTTCTGCTGGTCATCATTCTCATGACACTATTACGCAGCATTAAGCCTGCTCCAGTCCATCCAGACGTCCGCTTACTCTTGGACACTATGCCACGCCAGCCTCTCCCATCCTTAACAAGGCAACGCCACAACTCTGATCGTGGTGTGACCATGCATACAGCTGCAGAGAAGGGTCAAGGGTTAAAGAAAGGAGGAAGCGAGGCAAATTTGA TGTCCATTTATAAAAGCCAGCATGCATGCCTATTGCAAGACTGTCCAGTGACCAGGAAGAAGAAACGCAAGAAAAACAAGGTTTCCAAAGAGTCTTCTGTTGATCTGCAGCTAGGCCCTGGCCATTGTTCTCAGGAAGCATCTCTCACGACAGCAGCTGGCCTTCTGTTTGGACTGACTGCTGGTAGTGTTcatagtgatggtggtggatcTGATACTAGAGCATCTGTCAGTAAACATCGACGGTGGGGCTCAGACAGTGGCAATATGGCCTTTTCACATGTACCTGACATCGTACCAGTAGCATCCAACAACACCCAAGCTAATAGCACCTGCTCTTTGAGTTCTACCAATTGTTCTACACCCCAGAATATTCCTCAGTGTTTTTTTGTGCCACCAGCAATATCTCCATCGctgctgccaccaccaccaccgctgccACCACCACTCCCACCACCATTGATGGGCTTTAAAGGATCAACCTCCAGCTTTGAGCAGAAAGCAGGAAAGATGGATTCAGTCGAGTCTTCGCCTTACCTAGCAGAAAAGAGCATAGATTGCACTTGTCCCACAGAGGTGGCGACCTTGGGATACCCCaatggaggaaaaagaaagactgGTTTggtgagtggtggtggtgcttgTGGTGAAGGTGTTCAAACTGATGTCGTGCCAAAGTTACTGCCAGACACCATCCAACTAAAGAAACCCAACCAAGTGAAACTGGCATGCCTACATAGCACACAGCCTCAAAAtctagatgaaaaaaaactgccTTGTCCTCATGGTAAACAGCAGACGAATGAAAGCAAGCAAGTTTGTGTGCCAGTGGTTCAGACTTCAGTTTACCTGTCAAAATGCAATTCATTTCACTCTGCTACTGTCTGCAAGAACTCCCTCCACAATCCCAAAGGCAAGAAAGAAGCGGGCTGTCCATCAGCTGTAAATGGTGAGAACAAGAGCTCTGAGACCAAGTGTGCCACCTCACACTGGTCAGCAAGAGGAGGGACAACTGACGTCAAGGGCAGAGGAATGGTGAGAACCAAAGGAAACAGTGGTGCTGATAGTCATTTCAAGAAATCagcacagacaaaataa
- the LOC112576028 gene encoding SUN domain-containing ossification factor-like isoform X3, whose product MKLDFLILIIVCFRGPFLRHIVGVCMSPPEHTHADQPGGQLTEEQKIPPGSHAKQQQPLPGLLTDQYIGNSYGAHDVLENDNKVAPTADYVQEGSRVRQQGEKLLQESDTDLLQKSNAGESNRQTLETLDVPTQDDAERNSKSERVTVPVKHSNEDSVVATLLQADEKTVQCVDTVAAAAADDERARDENDDMTLSENTLQSVAVDRLQMAMSEYADENTQLGISSDFLLSQIPLQTPRDVPVAATLTSSFGDKTMQDTEHLHPPSSISQDESSLSADMSIGRSHEMSGSSSSSRLQAGIEVDKRDLAIKRQQEQREASAAETNGHKHMEEEDFLSFEEWRKKVLEEQEKEKSATGGDEDGLMSVVSPAISQKLRINYAAKSCGAKVVASNPEMENANHMLTVNRDEYMLNPCSAKKWFVVELCEPVAAKAVELASLELFSSQPRSFRVSLGDRYPTKDWLGAGLFEMTSEKVPQLFPLNVQPTYVKFVRVEMIDHYGSEHFCPVTLFRMFGHPIDDDSEEPSTQTEPEEEETADGNGEAKNLFSRTKETVVNLVKKVLYKDDKPDNDNGKSDRGFVEEVDVHGNISEDILLPCEPDEEQRTGRKPTVDVHHLQPHIQPQQSQFADSSVSSVGDIPMVTKLGDGDQIENKRGSVGVSGGDQGLVTLIQSGNGVIWDAALRHCYLQPAPDAELCSYTSLCHYIQIMLGETPPFSHPQLSSLKLSSLVHTPWTSQSTPVSSSDFSSVTAGSLTATSINDDQSSFVVEGSSINTATSSLVEPAPTVDDTLSDMQPRKEDVSRERTLIQRQQDTGGHGVEQLGLPGKERRADTTAASQHVTSSSWQDGSDNDPSFNKQASLVRTRESTLDNGISDNPSSAYSTFNIQDHSMHSLSAHDQNIEILEPSIQLETTTVTSPAELMRPTPVLEMSRASVEGDKKASEVRETAMPGVKPSPISSLVDENAGDESVSLYPQTLAPSVEGATAGGSAQMEPGDSLADSGSGVTTSLPHNVTDKKSSDLDLVHIPLSISAKRETAIMRLTNRIKALELNVSLSSRFLDELSTRFKKQNDDLMKMLNKTISHLNVTTTSSQQQNEAQEEQILLLETRLDNLTIVVQHLSDRFDSFTEQTTQRQMLSLTFDFILLVIILMTLLRSIKPAPVHPDVRLLLDTMPRQPLPSLTRQRHNSDRGVTMHTAAEKGQGLKKGGSEANLMSIYKSQHACLLQDCPVTRKKKRKKNKVSKESSVDLQLGPGHCSQEASLTTAAGLLFGLTAGSVHSDGGGSDTRASVSKHRRWGSDSGNMAFSHVPDIVPVASNNTQANSTCSLSSTNCSTPQNIPQCFFVPPAISPSLLPPPPPLPPPLPPPLMGFKGSTSSFEQKAGKMDSVESSPYLAEKSIDCTCPTEVATLGYPNGGKRKTGLVSGGGACGEGVQTDVVPKLLPDTIQLKKPNQVKLACLHSTQPQNLDEKKLPCPHGKQQTNESKQVCVPVVQTSVYLSKCNSFHSATVCKNSLHNPKGKKEAGCPSAVNGENKSSETKCATSHWSARGGTTDVKGRGMVRTKGNSGADSHFKKSAQTK is encoded by the exons GCATATTGTAGGAGTGTGCATGAGTCCACCAGAACATACACATGCTGATCAGCCTGGTGGCCAGTTGACTGAAGAACAGAAGATACCACCTGGATCTCATGCTAAGCAGCAGCAACCACTCCCAGGATTACTTACAGATCAGTATATAGGCAATAGTTATGGTGCGCATGATGTCCTGGAGAATGACAATAAAGTCGCACCAACAGCAGATTATGTTCAGGAAGGCAGCAGAGTCAGGCAACAGGGAGAAAAACTGCTACAAGAAAGTGACACGGACTTGCTTCAG AAAAGCAATGCTGGGGAAAGTAATCGTCAAACCTTGGAGACATTGGATGTGCCCACTCAGGACGATGCAGAGAGAAACTCCAAATCTGAGAG GGTTACAGTGCCGGTAAAGCACAGTAATGAAGACAGTGTTGTGGCCACGTTGCTACAAGCAGATGAGAAAACAGTACAGTGTGTGGacactgttgctgctgcagcagcagatgATGAAAGAGCAagagatgaaaatgatgacatgACCCTCAGTGAAAACACTCTTCAGTCAGTCGCTGTTGACAGACTACAAATGGCCATGAGCGAATATGCTGATGAGAATACACAGCTGGGCATTTCAAGTGATTTTCTGCTTTCACAGATACCTTTGCAGACACCCAGAGATGTCCCTGTTGCTGCTACTTTAACAAG ttcatttggTGATAAGACTATGCAGGACACAGAACACCTCCACCCACCTTCATCCATTTCTCAGGATGAATCATCTCTATCAGCAGACATGTCCATTGGACGGTCACATGAAATGTCTGGTTCCAGCTCTAGTAGCCGTTTACAGGCTGGCATAGAGGTGGACAAAAGAGACTTGGCCATCAAGCGCCAGCAAGAACAGAGAGAGGCATCTGCTGCAGAAACAAATGGCCACAAGCATATGGAGGAAGAggactttttgtcttttgaagAATGGCGCAAAAAGGTTCTTGaggagcaagagaaagagaagtctGCTACAGGGG GAGATGAAGATGGTTTGATGTCGGTAGTATCACCTGCTATTAGCCAGAAACTACGTATCAACTATGCAGCAAAAAGTTGTGGAGCAAAGGTTGTGGCATCGAACCCTGAGATGGAAAATGCCAACCACATGTTGACTGTCAATCGAGATGAGTACATGCTGAACCCTTGTAGTGCCAAAAAATG GTTTGTAGTGGAGTTGTGTGAGCCAGTGGCTGCCAAAGCTGTGGAATTAGCCAGTCTGGAACTTTTTTCCTCCCAGCCTCGCTCATTTCGTGTTTCCCTGGGAGACAG GTACCCTACCAAAGACTGGCTGGGGGCAGGATTGTTTGAGATGACTAGTGAGAAGGTGCCACAGCTATTTCCCTTGAATGTTCAGCCAACCTATGTCAAGTTTGTGCGTGTTGAGATGATTGATCATTATGGCAGTGAGCACTTCTGCCCTGTCACACTTTTCAG AATGTTTGGTCATCCCATTGATGATGACAGCGAAGAGCCATCTACCCAGACAGAGCCAGAAG AGGAAGAGACAGCTGATGGAAATGGGGAAGCCAAAAACCTTTTTTCCAGAACTAAAG AAACTGTAGTAAATTTGGTCAAGAAGGTTCTCTACAAAGACGACAAGCCTGATAATGACAATGGGAAATCAGATAGAg GTTTTGTGGAAGAGGTTGATGTACATGGTAACATCAGTGAAGACATCTTGTTGCCCTGTGAACCTGATGAAGAGCAAAG gaCTGGTCGCAAACCAACAGTTGATGTGCACCATTTGCAGCCTCATATTCAACCACAGCAAAGTCAGTTTGCAG ATTCATCAGTTTCATCTGTTGGTGATATTCCTATGGTCACCAAACTGGGTGACGGTGACCAGATTGAGAATAAAAGAGGGTCAGTAGGAGTGAGTGGAGGAGACCAAGGTTTGGTAACTCTTATTCAGTCAGGAAATGGTGTCATATGGGATGCAGCCCTTCGGCATTGTTATTTGCAGCCTGCACCAGATGCTGAGCTCTGCTCATACACCAGTCTGTGTCACTACATCCAAATAATGCTGGGAGAGACACCACCCTTTTCCCACCCACAACTTTCCTCGCTGAAATTATCATCTTTAGTCCATACACCTTGGACTTCACAGTCAACACCAGTGTCATCGTCGGATTTCAGTTCTGTGACAGCTGGGTCACTCACAGCAACGTCAATAAATGATGACCAAAGTTCTTTCGTTGTAGAGGGGTCCAGCATCAATACTGCCACCAGTTCATTGGTAGAACCAGCACCTACTGTGGATGACACTTTGAGTGACATGCAGCCAAGAAAGGAAGATGTCAGCAGAGAGAGAACTTTGATACAAAGACAGCAGGATACAGGTGGCCATGGTGTTGAGCAGCTGGGCTTACctggaaaagagagaagagcagACACTACAGCAGCCAGCCAGCATGTGACTTCCAGCAGCTGGCAAGATGGTTCTGACAATGACCCTTCCTTCAACAAGCAGGCTAGCCTGGTTAGAACCAGAGAAAGTACTCTGGACAATGGTATCTCGGATAATCCCTCATCTGCTTACAGCACTTTCAACATTCAAGACCACTCTATGCACTCTTTGTCAGCTCATGACCAGAATATAGAAATCCTAGAGCCCAGCATTCAGCttgaaacaacaacagttaCTTCCCCTGCTGAACTCATGCGTCCCACTCCAGTTCTGGAAATGTCAAGAGCATCTGTCGAGGGTGACAAGAAAGCAAGCGAAGTCAGAGAGACAGCTATGCCAGGTGTTAAGCCTTCACCAATATCCTCACTGGTTGATGAAAATGCTGGAGATGAGAGTGTATCTTTGTACCCGCAAACGCTAGCCCCATCAGTGGAA GGAGCTACTGCTGGAGGGAGTGCACAGATGGAACCGGGAGACTCTCTTGCAGACTCTGGCTCAGGTGTAACTACATCATTGCCACACAATGTGACAGATAAGAAAAGCAGTGACCTGGACCTTGTTCACATTCCTCTGTCCATTAGTGCCAAGCGAGAGACAGCCATAATGAGACTTACAAATCGCATCAAGGCACTGGAACTGAATGTCTCTCTCAGTAGCAG GTTTTTAGATGAGCTGAGTACACGTTTCAAAAAGCAGAATGATGACCTGATGAAAATGCTGAATAAGACCATCAGCCATCTAAACGTGACCACCACTTCATCACAGCAGCAG AATGAGGCACAAGAGGAACAGATTCTTCTGCTAGAGACACGGCTGGATAACCTGACCATTGTGGTGCAGCACCTTTCAGACCGATTTGACTCTTTTACCGAGCAG ACAACACAAAGACAGATGCTGtctctgacctttgactttaTTCTGCTGGTCATCATTCTCATGACACTATTACGCAGCATTAAGCCTGCTCCAGTCCATCCAGACGTCCGCTTACTCTTGGACACTATGCCACGCCAGCCTCTCCCATCCTTAACAAGGCAACGCCACAACTCTGATCGTGGTGTGACCATGCATACAGCTGCAGAGAAGGGTCAAGGGTTAAAGAAAGGAGGAAGCGAGGCAAATTTGA TGTCCATTTATAAAAGCCAGCATGCATGCCTATTGCAAGACTGTCCAGTGACCAGGAAGAAGAAACGCAAGAAAAACAAGGTTTCCAAAGAGTCTTCTGTTGATCTGCAGCTAGGCCCTGGCCATTGTTCTCAGGAAGCATCTCTCACGACAGCAGCTGGCCTTCTGTTTGGACTGACTGCTGGTAGTGTTcatagtgatggtggtggatcTGATACTAGAGCATCTGTCAGTAAACATCGACGGTGGGGCTCAGACAGTGGCAATATGGCCTTTTCACATGTACCTGACATCGTACCAGTAGCATCCAACAACACCCAAGCTAATAGCACCTGCTCTTTGAGTTCTACCAATTGTTCTACACCCCAGAATATTCCTCAGTGTTTTTTTGTGCCACCAGCAATATCTCCATCGctgctgccaccaccaccaccgctgccACCACCACTCCCACCACCATTGATGGGCTTTAAAGGATCAACCTCCAGCTTTGAGCAGAAAGCAGGAAAGATGGATTCAGTCGAGTCTTCGCCTTACCTAGCAGAAAAGAGCATAGATTGCACTTGTCCCACAGAGGTGGCGACCTTGGGATACCCCaatggaggaaaaagaaagactgGTTTggtgagtggtggtggtgcttgTGGTGAAGGTGTTCAAACTGATGTCGTGCCAAAGTTACTGCCAGACACCATCCAACTAAAGAAACCCAACCAAGTGAAACTGGCATGCCTACATAGCACACAGCCTCAAAAtctagatgaaaaaaaactgccTTGTCCTCATGGTAAACAGCAGACGAATGAAAGCAAGCAAGTTTGTGTGCCAGTGGTTCAGACTTCAGTTTACCTGTCAAAATGCAATTCATTTCACTCTGCTACTGTCTGCAAGAACTCCCTCCACAATCCCAAAGGCAAGAAAGAAGCGGGCTGTCCATCAGCTGTAAATGGTGAGAACAAGAGCTCTGAGACCAAGTGTGCCACCTCACACTGGTCAGCAAGAGGAGGGACAACTGACGTCAAGGGCAGAGGAATGGTGAGAACCAAAGGAAACAGTGGTGCTGATAGTCATTTCAAGAAATCagcacagacaaaataa